In Bacteroides sp., the genomic window GGACTGAAACTGAGGGATGGTTTAGTCATTGCCATTGAGCCGATGATCAATATGGGGCAAAGGTTTGTTGTTCAGGAACGCGATGGATGGACCATCCGTACTGCCGACCGCAAACCCTCTGCTCACTTTGAACACTCCATTGCCGTTAGGCAGGGAAAGGCTGATGTGTTATCATCGTTTCAGTATATTGAAGAAGCTTTGATGGAAAACCAAAATAATTCAATCATTATTCGGTAAGATTATATGGCAAAACAGGCATCAATACAACAAGACGGCGTTGTAATAGAATCATTAGGCAACGCTATGTTCCGGGTGGAACTCGAGAACGGTCATGTCATTACTGCGCACATTTCGGGCAAGATGCGGATGCATTATATCAAAATCCTGCCCGGTGACAAGGTAAAAGTTGAAATGTCACCCTATGATCTTACAAAAGGTCGAATTACTTTTAGGTACAAGTAAGAGGTTTTACAACACACACAAAACACTGTAAAATGAAAGTCAGAGTGTCGGTTAAGAAAAGAAGCCCTGAGTGCAAAATCGTTCGCAGGAAAGGAAAGATTTACGTCATTAACAAGAAGAATCCCAAGTTCAAGCAACGCCAGGGATAATAGTACGAAATTTAACAAGGTAAAAACATATGGCACGTATAGCTGGAGTTGACATTCCGAGAAACAAAAGAGGCGTTATCAGCCTTACCTATATTTATGGTATTGGCCGTAGCACAGCTGCCCAGATCCTTGACGAAGCCGGAGTGGACCAATCGATGAAGGTTGAAGAATGGAACGATGATCAGGTCACTGCAATTCGTAACATCATCAACGAAAAGTATAAGGTTGAAGGTTCGCTGCGCTCTGAAGTTCAAATGAACATCAAGCGCCTGATGGATATTGGCTGCTACCGTGGTATTCGCCACCGTATCGGACTTCCGCTCAGGGGACAGAAAACCAAGAATAACGCCCGTACCCGTAAAGGGAAGAAAAAGACTGTTGCTAACAAGAAAAAGGCAACGAAGTAATCCATCATTTTTTGAAGTGGGTACCTCTTGTGCCCCTTGATCAGAGCAAAAACAGAATCTAACAATGGCAAAAACAACCAAAGGCGCAAGAAGCGTCAAAAAAAGAGTTGTAAAGGTTGAGCCTCATGGACAGGCTCACATTTTCGCTTCTTTTAACAATATCATCGTTACGCTGACCAATCAAAACGGACAGGTAATCTCCTGGGCTTCTGCCGGTAAGATGGGCTTTAAGGGTTCGAAGAAGAACACGCCCTATGCAGGACAGATGGCTGCTGGCGATGCTGCAAAAGTAGCATATGACCTTGGCCTTCGCAAAGT contains:
- the infA gene encoding translation initiation factor IF-1; translated protein: MAKQASIQQDGVVIESLGNAMFRVELENGHVITAHISGKMRMHYIKILPGDKVKVEMSPYDLTKGRITFRYK
- the rpmJ gene encoding 50S ribosomal protein L36 — encoded protein: MKVRVSVKKRSPECKIVRRKGKIYVINKKNPKFKQRQG
- the rpsM gene encoding 30S ribosomal protein S13, which encodes MARIAGVDIPRNKRGVISLTYIYGIGRSTAAQILDEAGVDQSMKVEEWNDDQVTAIRNIINEKYKVEGSLRSEVQMNIKRLMDIGCYRGIRHRIGLPLRGQKTKNNARTRKGKKKTVANKKKATK
- the rpsK gene encoding 30S ribosomal protein S11 — translated: MAKTTKGARSVKKRVVKVEPHGQAHIFASFNNIIVTLTNQNGQVISWASAGKMGFKGSKKNTPYAGQMAAGDAAKVAYDLGLRKVKVFVKGPGSGRESAIRTLHASGIEVVEIMDVTPLPHNGCRPPKRRRV